The Carassius auratus strain Wakin unplaced genomic scaffold, ASM336829v1 scaf_tig00214060, whole genome shotgun sequence genome window below encodes:
- the LOC113091069 gene encoding uncharacterized protein LOC113091069 — MVIYTSSAPDFLPLLHGRRRSKLTMASPAKARKVEDSAVEGYLHSVSPAKSSKKNSKYFTAVIQSGRHEFHKVVSFSLEKLTAFSQASKNGTAVKLKNVRRSLSFSDPDGFDVICSKTTSLEVVTVPFSRIAPSGSRRMDVAAVKALGPRQNVGELEAKVLSRAALSKIVLVNREECELKEIWVADTTGEIKLTLWDSLISQVDVSKSYCFSNLATREMQGVIRLTTTPSTRVVEITQLEVPDEGRDDPDDGAASTTLRGVVSGVQIRARHRCPRCHGLQNQISANSITHRCDACNLLQRSSVYGLTYGGTIVLTADQQEHSLTVTDSCINAYLARYRVAYSENDVETIEEHFLNLPEVEICVNNDSLITSLIQPLSQNRVDQSLVAANDGNTVTDGEAAQVVEDWEAAALV; from the exons ATGGTCATATACACGTCGTCGGCTCCGGATTTCTTACCATTGCTGCACGGACGCCGGAGAAGCAAGTTGACCATGGCCAGCCCCGCAAAAGCGCGCAAAGTGGAGGATTCTGCCGTAGAAGGCTATCTTCATAGCGTGTCTCCAGCAAAAAGCtctaaaaaaaacagcaagtatTTTACTGCTGTGATACAGAGCGGAAGACACGAATTTCATAAAGTTGTTAGTTTTTCGTTGGAGAAATTAACCGCGTTTTCGCAAGCCTCTAAGAACGGGACGGCAGTGAAGCTGAAGAATGTTCGCCGCAGCCTCA GTTTCTCCGATCCAGACGGATTCGACGTGATCTGTTCTAAAACAACAAGCCTTGAGGTAGTGACCGTACCGTTCTCCCGGATAGCACCTTCGGGCAGCAGGAGGATGGATGTAGCGGCCGTCAAAGCGCTAGGACCGAGACAAAAT GTAGGCGAGCTGGAAGCTAAGGTCCTGTCCCGTGCTGCACTTAGTAAAATCGTCTTGGTTAACCGGGAGGAATGTGAGCTGAAGGAGATATGGGTCGCTGACACTACGGGGGAAATCAAGCTTACCTTGTGGGATAGCCTAATATCCCAGGTCGACGTCTCCAAATCCTACTGCTTTTCCAACCTGGCAACGAGAGAGATGCAAGGGGTTATTCGTTTAACCACAACTCCATCTACTCGAGTCGTGGAGATAACCCAACTGGAGGTACCTGATGAGGGCAGGGATGATCCCGATGACGGCGCTGCTTCTACGACTTTGCGCGGTGTGGTCTCCGGGGTTCAAATCCGAGCCAGACATCGTTGTCCGAGGTGCCACGGTCTTCAAAATCAAATTTCTGCCAACTCCATTACTCACAGGTGTGATGCCTGCAACCTGCTGCAGCGGTCATCGGTCTACGGCTTAACATACGGAGGAACGATAGTTCTCACCGCTGACCAGCAGGAACATTCGCTGACGGTGACCGATTCCTGCATCAACGCTTACCTGGCCAGATACCGCGTCGCCTATTCAGAAAACGACGTGGAAACCATTGAGGAGCATTTCCTTAATTTGCCAGAGGTAGAAATCTGCGTTAATAACGATTCCTTAATTACCTCGTTAATTCAGCCCCTTTCACAAAATCGTGTGGACCAATCCTTGGTCGCTGCTAACGACGGCAACACAGTGACGGATGGTGAAGCTGCGCAAGTTGTGGAAGATTGGGAAGCTGCCGCTCTTGTTTAG